In one Thermanaerovibrio velox DSM 12556 genomic region, the following are encoded:
- a CDS encoding type II secretion system protein GspD — protein MISDVKCGQGGSDLAVLELIGNMVPAPSKTQQGKDGLEMFFPASLEPSLRNVVFEYPLVNFVSFRPDEGGVWMAVGSSKPVKVQSVYGAGTSRLVVSLVSNPELSPVKGPKNPPTVVPRLSSGKDPIALSVPVDLALRDVELKDVFRMLGEFSGYNIICDPTVPSSPVTLTVKRVPMKEVFAYLMRTYDITYAVMGKTILVGKADALAKSLGQEKTKAFEISYGDIKQISGQVQTLFDITKPIVVDERLRLLYVTGRPEQLEAVAKFLSQADHPGKQVMLQARIVEVKDDGMKELESVINAVYRYWWFSFNSKGGVVGYSRVNEASIYKNDSNRVTKPGAADISAIAESGNISMIDAGIRALETADKGKALASPSVVVADGKEAKIALTENVKYISARDQAGNPTYSEEKVGPSMEFLPVVGRDGFITIKMTLKTGEITKYIKGGLGEQVPQTSTREVTSYVRVRDGEPFVVGGLFRNSDKYSEYKIPVLGDIPLLGELFKSRSRTKERGEVAMIVIPHILDVPTSPVKASDVNTLQ, from the coding sequence ATGATAAGCGATGTTAAGTGCGGTCAGGGAGGTAGTGATCTTGCGGTGTTGGAGCTTATAGGCAATATGGTGCCTGCTCCTTCCAAGACCCAGCAGGGTAAGGACGGACTTGAGATGTTCTTCCCCGCATCCCTGGAGCCGTCTTTAAGAAATGTGGTGTTTGAATATCCTCTAGTTAACTTTGTAAGTTTTCGTCCCGATGAGGGCGGGGTTTGGATGGCGGTGGGGTCATCGAAACCCGTTAAGGTTCAGTCGGTTTATGGGGCTGGGACAAGCCGTTTGGTGGTGTCCCTGGTTTCTAACCCAGAGCTTTCTCCGGTTAAGGGACCCAAGAATCCCCCTACCGTGGTGCCCCGTCTTTCTTCTGGCAAGGATCCAATAGCCCTTAGCGTTCCCGTAGATTTAGCCCTTCGGGATGTGGAGCTTAAAGACGTGTTCCGGATGCTTGGGGAGTTCAGCGGTTATAACATAATCTGCGATCCCACCGTGCCTTCTAGCCCAGTGACCCTTACCGTCAAGAGGGTACCTATGAAGGAGGTCTTCGCCTACCTCATGAGGACCTATGACATAACCTATGCGGTGATGGGGAAAACCATCCTGGTGGGCAAGGCGGATGCGTTGGCCAAGTCCTTGGGGCAGGAGAAGACCAAGGCATTTGAGATATCTTACGGGGATATAAAGCAGATATCCGGTCAGGTGCAGACGTTGTTTGACATAACAAAGCCCATTGTGGTGGATGAGCGTCTTAGGCTTCTTTATGTAACTGGCAGGCCGGAGCAGTTGGAGGCGGTGGCTAAGTTCCTGAGCCAGGCGGACCATCCGGGCAAGCAGGTAATGCTCCAGGCCAGGATCGTGGAGGTTAAGGACGATGGCATGAAGGAGCTGGAGTCGGTCATAAACGCGGTATATCGGTATTGGTGGTTCTCGTTCAACAGCAAGGGTGGGGTGGTTGGATATAGCCGAGTTAATGAGGCGTCTATATACAAAAATGATTCCAACCGGGTTACCAAGCCTGGTGCGGCGGATATAAGCGCCATAGCCGAGAGCGGGAACATAAGCATGATAGACGCGGGTATAAGGGCCCTTGAGACCGCGGATAAGGGCAAGGCCCTGGCAAGCCCTTCGGTTGTGGTGGCGGATGGCAAGGAGGCCAAGATAGCGCTTACGGAGAACGTTAAGTACATATCCGCCAGGGATCAGGCGGGTAACCCCACTTACTCGGAGGAGAAGGTAGGTCCATCGATGGAGTTCCTCCCCGTGGTTGGAAGAGACGGGTTCATAACCATCAAGATGACCCTTAAGACCGGAGAGATAACCAAGTACATAAAGGGAGGTTTGGGTGAGCAGGTCCCCCAGACCAGCACCAGAGAGGTTACCTCCTACGTCAGGGTGAGGGATGGGGAGCCGTTTGTGGTGGGAGGTCTTTTCAGAAACTCTGACAAGTACTCGGAGTACAAGATACCTGTTTTGGGGGATATCCCGCTTCTTGGGGAGCTGTTCAAGTCCAGGAGTCGGACCAAGGAGAGGGGAGAGGTGGCCATGATCGTGATCCCGCATATACTTGATGTCCCCACTTCTCCTGTGAAGGCCTCCGATGTGAATACTTTGCAGTAA
- the nusB gene encoding transcription antitermination factor NusB codes for MSRDLPKKRRRAREIALQLGYLMDMRQELPMDKVLSSLPLEEEEPEVRDYATALVRGLFKERDILEGLLREHLVGWRPERMVSVDRVLIRLALLEGYVDRLVPYPVAISEAVELAKLFGTDESGRFVNGVLGRMFKDLSKESGEASSDEEV; via the coding sequence ATGAGTAGGGATCTGCCCAAGAAGCGGCGAAGGGCCAGGGAAATTGCCCTGCAGCTGGGCTATTTAATGGACATGCGTCAGGAGCTGCCGATGGATAAGGTCTTGTCCTCCTTGCCGCTTGAGGAGGAGGAGCCGGAGGTCAGAGATTACGCTACAGCCCTGGTTAGGGGGCTTTTTAAGGAACGGGATATATTGGAAGGCCTGCTTAGGGAGCACCTGGTGGGGTGGCGTCCTGAGAGGATGGTTTCCGTCGATCGGGTTCTGATAAGGCTTGCCCTGTTGGAGGGATACGTGGATAGGTTGGTCCCCTATCCGGTGGCCATATCCGAGGCGGTGGAGTTGGCCAAGCTGTTTGGAACCGATGAGTCTGGGCGGTTCGTTAACGGTGTTCTAGGTCGGATGTTCAAGGATTTATCTAAAGAATCGGGAGAGGCCTCCTCGGATGAGGAAGTCTGA
- the xseA gene encoding exodeoxyribonuclease VII large subunit, whose product MRKSDGDAVFDVDSLTGRIREVLKAGEFQDILVQGQIEGLKRHSSGHVYFTLLGKESRISCAMFRSSASLVLHWPEDGQDVAVQGGLDLYPPRGAYQLIVSRLYPLGQGDRAKQKELLQRKLREEGLFDERLKRPIPPIPSKVAVITSLTGAALQDVIRVSGERFPQCPLLVIPSVVQGLEAPRAIVASLRRVSALEGLSSVMLVRGGGSRDDLDPFDDEDVARAIRACPFPVVTGVGHQVDLTIADMAADLSAPTPSGAAERVFPDRRDLLSRLNGNVRLSRSSVQRRISTTRERLLALKSTMNRSVYHSLDANHKRLSALIGTCRSSLSLKVVRVEGVLKTLDARLNSLSPDWILRRGYVKVEDLKGRKICSARDLEVGQRMVLRFRDGSVLGEVIKPLPPGGDFVDA is encoded by the coding sequence ATGAGGAAGTCTGACGGGGACGCTGTTTTTGACGTGGACTCCCTTACGGGGAGGATAAGGGAGGTCCTCAAGGCAGGGGAATTTCAAGACATCCTGGTTCAAGGCCAGATAGAGGGGCTTAAAAGGCACTCGAGCGGGCATGTTTACTTTACCCTTTTGGGTAAGGAGTCCAGGATAAGCTGTGCCATGTTCCGTTCTAGCGCCTCTTTGGTGTTGCATTGGCCGGAGGACGGACAGGATGTGGCTGTGCAGGGCGGTTTAGACCTTTACCCCCCTCGGGGGGCCTACCAGCTTATCGTGAGCAGATTATACCCCCTGGGGCAGGGTGATAGGGCCAAGCAGAAGGAGCTTCTTCAAAGAAAGCTTAGGGAAGAAGGGCTTTTCGATGAGCGTTTGAAAAGGCCGATCCCGCCAATACCTTCAAAGGTTGCGGTGATCACTTCTCTTACCGGTGCCGCCCTTCAAGATGTCATAAGGGTCTCCGGGGAGAGGTTCCCGCAGTGCCCTTTGCTCGTAATCCCATCGGTGGTCCAAGGGTTGGAGGCCCCGCGGGCTATCGTTGCGTCCTTAAGGAGGGTTTCTGCCCTTGAGGGCTTGTCCTCCGTCATGCTGGTCCGGGGAGGTGGGTCGAGGGATGACCTGGATCCCTTTGATGACGAGGACGTGGCAAGGGCCATCAGGGCTTGCCCCTTCCCGGTGGTAACCGGGGTTGGGCATCAGGTTGACCTTACCATAGCGGATATGGCGGCGGACCTTTCCGCTCCCACCCCTTCTGGGGCGGCGGAAAGGGTCTTCCCGGATCGAAGGGACCTCTTATCTCGCCTGAATGGTAATGTTAGGTTGTCCAGGTCATCGGTTCAACGGCGCATAAGCACCACAAGGGAAAGGCTGCTTGCCCTTAAGAGCACTATGAACCGGTCCGTGTATCACTCCCTGGACGCTAACCACAAGAGGCTTTCAGCCCTTATAGGGACTTGTAGGTCATCGTTAAGCTTAAAGGTGGTACGGGTTGAGGGGGTGCTTAAAACCCTTGATGCCCGTTTAAACTCCCTTTCTCCCGATTGGATACTCAGGAGGGGATATGTCAAGGTGGAGGATCTGAAGGGACGGAAGATATGCTCCGCCCGAGATCTTGAGGTGGGACAGAGGATGGTTTTAAGGTTCAGGGACGGGTCGGTTTTAGGAGAAGTGATTAAGCCTTTGCCCCCAGGAGGTGACTTCGTAGATGCCTGA
- the efp gene encoding elongation factor P translates to MAQVVDTSDLRPGMKIKWEGGMWTILECSHHKMGRGGAIVRGKLRNLETGAAIEQSFKSGERFERIVFDEKPAQYQYQEGDNYVFMDLESYDQVYIHRDILGDVAKYLVDNLEVQLEMYEGKIMGIELPNSVVMKVVDTPPGFKGDTASGSGKPATLETGLVVNVPFFVENGEEIVVDTRTGEYLERAKK, encoded by the coding sequence ATGGCTCAGGTAGTGGACACAAGTGACCTTCGCCCAGGTATGAAGATAAAGTGGGAAGGAGGCATGTGGACCATATTGGAGTGCTCCCATCACAAGATGGGTCGTGGGGGTGCCATAGTTAGGGGTAAGCTTAGAAACCTTGAGACCGGTGCTGCCATTGAGCAGTCCTTCAAGTCCGGTGAGCGGTTCGAGCGGATAGTGTTCGATGAGAAGCCCGCCCAGTACCAGTACCAGGAGGGGGACAACTACGTCTTCATGGACTTGGAGAGTTACGACCAGGTTTACATCCACAGGGATATCCTTGGCGATGTGGCGAAGTACCTGGTGGACAACCTAGAGGTCCAGTTGGAGATGTATGAGGGCAAGATAATGGGTATAGAGCTTCCCAACTCCGTGGTGATGAAGGTGGTGGACACCCCTCCTGGGTTCAAGGGGGACACTGCTTCTGGCAGCGGTAAGCCCGCTACCTTGGAGACCGGTTTGGTGGTGAACGTGCCGTTCTTCGTGGAGAACGGGGAGGAGATAGTGGTGGACACCAGGACCGGTGAATACCTGGAAAGGGCTAAGAAGTAG
- a CDS encoding adenosylhomocysteinase, which produces MGQAAVLSLAESGKRKIEWAWRYMPVLRALRERYSPSAPLAGRKLACCLHLEAKTACLLLTLKDLGATVFAAGSNPLSTQDDVCAALVERGVTVYSKRGMSMEEYSENLRRCLREAPDFIIDDGADMVYMLHSEMPEVLRGVLGGCEETTTGIKRLRAMHKEGILKIPVVAVNDALSKYLFDNRYGTGQSVWDAISRLTNRVVAGSCVVVVGYGWCGRGVAKRAQGLGARVIVVEVDPHKALEAHMDGFGVMDMKRASMEGDFFVTVTGNVNAIRGEHFALMKNGAILANAGHFDVEISLPDLERMSRSVEDTRDGVRTYTMEDGRELHLLAEGRLVNLAGGDGHPVEIMDLSFSSQLLSAMYLMDNPMDPGLYPMPCKLDQEIARIKLESLNLSLEELTDEQREYLDSFRD; this is translated from the coding sequence ATGGGCCAGGCAGCGGTCCTCTCCCTGGCGGAGTCCGGGAAAAGGAAGATAGAGTGGGCGTGGAGGTACATGCCGGTGCTTCGGGCTTTAAGGGAGCGTTATTCCCCTTCGGCTCCCTTGGCTGGCCGTAAGCTGGCTTGCTGCCTGCACCTGGAGGCCAAGACCGCATGCCTTCTCCTCACACTTAAGGACCTGGGGGCCACTGTCTTCGCGGCTGGAAGCAACCCCCTGTCCACCCAGGACGACGTTTGTGCCGCCCTTGTGGAGAGAGGGGTTACGGTGTACAGCAAAAGGGGCATGTCAATGGAGGAGTACTCGGAGAACCTTAGGAGGTGTCTCCGGGAAGCTCCAGATTTCATCATAGACGATGGGGCCGATATGGTCTACATGCTTCATTCGGAGATGCCTGAGGTGCTTAGAGGGGTCTTGGGGGGCTGTGAGGAGACCACCACGGGGATAAAACGCCTCAGAGCCATGCATAAAGAGGGGATCCTTAAAATCCCCGTGGTAGCTGTTAATGATGCCCTAAGCAAGTACCTCTTTGATAACCGCTATGGTACCGGTCAATCGGTGTGGGATGCCATATCGAGGCTTACAAATCGGGTGGTGGCCGGCAGCTGTGTGGTGGTGGTGGGTTACGGCTGGTGTGGCAGGGGGGTTGCCAAGCGGGCCCAAGGCCTTGGGGCCAGGGTCATAGTGGTTGAGGTGGACCCCCATAAGGCCTTGGAGGCTCACATGGATGGATTTGGGGTCATGGATATGAAGAGGGCCTCCATGGAAGGTGATTTCTTCGTAACCGTTACCGGTAACGTTAATGCTATACGGGGGGAACACTTTGCCCTTATGAAGAACGGGGCCATATTGGCTAACGCTGGCCACTTTGACGTGGAGATCTCCCTGCCGGACCTAGAGAGGATGAGCCGTTCCGTGGAGGACACTCGGGATGGGGTTAGGACCTACACCATGGAGGATGGAAGGGAGCTGCACTTGTTGGCGGAGGGGCGCCTTGTGAACCTTGCGGGGGGGGATGGCCATCCGGTGGAGATAATGGATTTGAGTTTCTCATCCCAGTTGCTGTCCGCGATGTATTTAATGGATAATCCTATGGATCCAGGGCTCTATCCCATGCCCTGCAAGTTGGACCAGGAGATAGCCAGGATTAAGCTAGAGAGTCTCAACCTATCCCTGGAGGAGCTTACGGACGAGCAGAGGGAGTACCTAGACTCCTTTAGGGATTGA
- the mtnA gene encoding S-methyl-5-thioribose-1-phosphate isomerase, producing MPDSFRFLREETALEILDQRLIPFQVSYLKCTSADQVASAIVSMAVRGAPAIGIAAAFGVALDALAGRDVERAIRILWATRPTAVNLFWALDRMRSIAGLPPDIRGDAMLKEALSIWEEDLRINKAIGANGSVLLPERAKVITHCNTGSLATGGYGTALGVIRAAVEAGKDVEVFVDETRPRFQGARLTAFELFSDGIKFTVICDSMAHWLMRTRRIDAVLVGADRVAMNGDVANKIGTYSLAVGAKHHGVPFYVAAPSSTFDLQCPSGEAIPIEERSPEELRTLGAETLFPEDYPVWNPSFDVTPNEMISAIITEKGVLHPPYGASIRSVLGFEVLKP from the coding sequence ATGCCTGACTCCTTCAGGTTCTTAAGGGAAGAAACGGCCTTGGAGATATTGGATCAAAGGCTGATCCCCTTTCAGGTTAGCTATTTGAAGTGTACCAGCGCTGACCAGGTGGCCTCCGCAATAGTTTCCATGGCGGTTAGGGGAGCTCCAGCCATAGGCATAGCCGCTGCATTTGGAGTGGCTTTGGATGCGCTGGCGGGCAGAGATGTCGAGAGGGCCATAAGGATATTATGGGCCACAAGGCCTACTGCGGTGAACCTGTTTTGGGCCCTGGATCGCATGAGGTCTATTGCGGGATTGCCCCCCGATATCCGAGGGGATGCCATGTTGAAGGAGGCCCTTTCAATATGGGAGGAGGACCTAAGGATAAACAAGGCCATAGGGGCTAACGGCAGCGTACTCCTGCCTGAGAGGGCCAAGGTCATAACCCATTGCAACACTGGTTCTCTTGCCACCGGAGGGTACGGCACCGCTCTTGGGGTGATCAGGGCTGCTGTTGAGGCCGGTAAGGATGTAGAGGTCTTCGTGGATGAAACCCGTCCCAGGTTTCAGGGGGCGAGGCTTACCGCCTTTGAGCTGTTTTCTGATGGCATAAAGTTCACCGTGATCTGTGATTCCATGGCCCATTGGCTCATGCGAACCCGCAGGATTGATGCGGTGTTGGTGGGGGCTGACAGGGTTGCCATGAACGGTGATGTGGCCAATAAGATCGGAACCTATTCATTGGCTGTGGGGGCCAAACATCATGGGGTCCCCTTTTATGTGGCGGCGCCCTCTTCGACCTTTGATCTCCAGTGCCCATCTGGAGAGGCGATCCCCATAGAGGAGAGGTCTCCAGAGGAGCTTAGGACATTGGGGGCGGAGACGTTGTTCCCGGAGGATTATCCGGTTTGGAATCCCTCCTTTGATGTTACCCCTAATGAGATGATATCCGCCATAATAACCGAGAAGGGAGTGCTTCATCCCCCTTATGGCGCGTCGATAAGATCCGTCCTTGGCTTTGAGGTTTTGAAGCCTTAG
- a CDS encoding Asp23/Gls24 family envelope stress response protein: protein MDDMDNREFMEEVESEEVAGASGKVRISEDVVAQIAVKALSGVEGVRPASPGLMANLRLGRKATNGVRILLSEGEFPEVQVDAYVAVRYGLRIPDVCWDVQEAIKEQVERYTGYTVRAVNVFVQGITFQEKRDDEGYEEAPSFIEED from the coding sequence ATGGACGATATGGACAACAGGGAGTTCATGGAAGAGGTGGAGTCGGAAGAGGTGGCTGGTGCCTCCGGCAAGGTTAGGATATCCGAGGACGTGGTGGCCCAGATAGCGGTGAAGGCCCTCAGCGGGGTTGAGGGGGTTCGCCCTGCTAGCCCGGGGCTCATGGCTAACCTAAGGTTGGGCAGGAAGGCTACTAACGGAGTTAGGATCTTGCTTTCCGAGGGGGAGTTCCCAGAGGTTCAGGTGGATGCATATGTGGCGGTTCGCTACGGCCTTAGGATCCCTGACGTATGCTGGGATGTTCAGGAAGCCATAAAGGAACAGGTAGAGCGTTATACCGGTTATACCGTGAGGGCGGTCAACGTTTTCGTTCAGGGTATAACCTTCCAGGAGAAGCGAGACGACGAAGGTTATGAGGAGGCACCTTCTTTCATAGAGGAGGATTGA
- a CDS encoding CD1247 N-terminal domain-containing protein: protein MSSREKIAYLKGLIDGLKISDPDISKVLSAVVESLDALADEIEDQRGIIMDQGNALEEISEYLDQLDDDISSLEDRIDPCCCDHDEEDDEDGEEYVSVCCPNCHKDFFYDPSSYDEDEDLLCPHCGEPFNRPE from the coding sequence GTGTCTTCCAGGGAAAAGATAGCTTACCTTAAGGGGCTTATAGACGGTCTTAAGATCTCGGATCCCGACATTTCCAAGGTTTTGTCGGCGGTGGTGGAGTCCTTGGATGCCCTGGCGGATGAGATAGAGGATCAACGGGGGATCATAATGGATCAGGGGAACGCATTGGAGGAGATCTCCGAGTACCTGGATCAGCTGGACGACGACATATCTTCCTTGGAGGATCGCATTGATCCCTGTTGCTGCGATCACGATGAAGAAGATGATGAGGACGGGGAGGAGTACGTCTCCGTATGTTGTCCCAATTGCCATAAGGATTTCTTTTACGATCCCAGCTCCTACGATGAGGATGAGGACTTGTTGTGTCCCCATTGCGGTGAGCCTTTCAACAGGCCGGAATAG